CATGGCCAAATCGATTTGATGTTGGTTCCTGCTGGGAGGTGTGACTTTACCATTTTAATTATGGTGCCTTTCTGAGTGAGCTTGGGATGCTTCCTGTTAATCAAAACTTCCACCTGTGTGAGTAATTACTTCTTTAAGAAGCATCCCCAGAAGGATCAAATGAGACTGGATTATTTTCAGAGACCTGGATACCCAATTGTATTGTTCTATAGAAAAGATTTATTGTTTATACTTGTGGGCAACAAAAATCTTCCTGGCTCTACAGAGCTTTAGGAGCGAGGGgaaaaagaatatataaaatgcaTAGTAAAAAAACTTCATGGCAGTTAGTAGTGTCACACATCCTctcaaagaaaagcttttcacaAAGCAAGATGCTACTTAGCACATGAAACAGTTGTGTAACTTATGCAGATGTCTTTTTTGAACATGCCAATTAGAAAATAAGCCTAAGAATTTCATAATAGAGGTTTTTACTCCTTTCTGCAGCCACATGGCTTGTTGTAATCATGTGACAATAACACCATAATTCATTCTGTCATTTAACAGAGACTGGTATTCATCTTGAGATGGAAGAGTCAGTGCTGGATAAATTGCCATCTTTGTGCAATACTCCAAAGGATGCTGgggcagcacctgcacagggGACTAGTTCAGGAAAACAGGTATGAAAACTTACTACTTTTCCAATAATGTGATTCTTCATAGTAACAGAAAAGCTTGTTGAATCATCAAGAAGTCAGAAGTCACTGAAAAAGTGCTTGCTGGAAGGCTAGAGACAGGTACCTTATACCTCTAGCTACAAGGCTGGGCAGTAAGAAATGTCCTGGGTGTACTTTGCTCTGAAAATGCAGATGTTTGCTGTGAATACAAAGTGATGGAGCAACATAACCCAAATGCTATACTAAtaatttttgcttgtttgttttaaccTGTTATCTTCAGTGTTCTCAAATCGTAGTTTTCTGGGTTGGTGTGCATACAGGATGACTTTCTGTGACTTCTGCCTGCAGTGGAACAAAGTACAGTGCTTTCAGTTTGTCTGTTCTCCAtagtgctgagctctgctttggTTTATCCCAGCATTTGAAATGGTGATACTGTCACGCTTAGCATCCAGATCTATGCAGGACAGACCTGTTTTGAAAGTATTCTGTAACTAATCCCTCACTCCTGTATTTTAGGGCATTTCTGTAAACAAAAATGTTAGACACAGATTataaaaaatagttattttatagaaaaaaaaatcttttagaTGCTTGTGAAGGATCTCCAAAGCATGAACAGGTCAGAATTACACAAGTATTTCTAATATGCTCTAGAATACAGATGTTTTGTATAAGTTCTACTACAAAAATATAGGatggcacagcaggaaaaataaccCTTGCCTCCATTAAACTAGAGGGGAAATTGATAGAATAAAATTAGCCAAGTTGAAATATGCCATATTTCTTTTACACAAAGACTAGATGAGTAAGTTTGCCTCAATAGAATACAGGATTTTGTCCAAGACAATGTGGAACTACACCTTTCCATATcttgcagctgtgtgtgcaaaTATATGAGAAAGGAACAAGTTAACTATGTTCAAGTTTTTGAAGGCTATACAGAGAATTAGAAAGTCTGGCTTTACAATGATAGTTAAATATATTACATATTCTATGTAAACCATAATGATGGGTAAACAGTTGTTTGAGATTTGATGAAAATTTAAGATTATTCTGACCAcctggattttttgggtttatttattttattttttagcaaaTGAGTGCAGCTCTGAGGGAACGATTAAGGAAAACAAGACGTTCATTTAATGCCAGTTTTACAGTGGCAAAGCGGCTCAAAATAGACACTGAAGAGAAAGACACTGCTGGTGCTGACACAGGGTGCTTGCCAGAGACAAGTACAGACTGCTCCAGATTACAAGCTGGGTCTGAAAACCTGGAAGGAAATGGCACTGGACATACATGTTTCAAAAGTCCTTCACAGGAGAGTGATCCCTGTGGACCAGCAGAGAATTTGAATGTGCTACAGGATGATCTTAGTCAGCAGCAGTCCcttgaagaaaaagcaaagctggTGAAACAAGTGCAAGAGAAGGAAGAACTACTTCGTAGGCTCAAACTGGTGAAGATGTATCGATCCAAGGTGAGGCAACACTCACTGGTTTTTTAGTGTGGTGCTTGTGTATTGCCTCAGTTTAAGGCATTTTATAAGAATATCTGCAGGGTATCAAAACCTCCTTATGTCAGCAGATGATAACTCGCTTTTTCTTTGTCCCAATTTCAGAACAACCTGTCTGAGCTGCAGGCTTTGATAATGAAGTGGAGAAGTAGCACCCAGCTGATGCTGTATGAGCTGCAGTCAGCCTTTTCTGCAGATGGCAGGAAAGTGAGTCTCACTCAGCTCATCGATACTTTTGGGTTAGAAGACCAGTTACTGCACTACAGCAGAACAGAAGAGGATTTTGTAGATGCCTAATCTACAACTGCAGAGCTTTCTTTGCACAgacacaaaagcagaaaagattgAATACTTCCTGATTATGTCAGAAGTGTTGGTCACACAATGGACTTTATGCTTTGGGGTTAGGAGTTTTTCTCCAGAGATACTTGTAAAGCTGTATACATACATACAGTCGGCACTGTAAAAGGCATTACTTAATGGAAAGAAATCAAACTGGTGATGGTTTGGAGAATCTGGCTTAATGACTTGGtcagtgcatttttatttaataaaaataaaattaagtcaTAGTTGAATGGGTAGAAAGCAGTCAATTTCTTTATTAGTCTCTGCATGGTTACTTGTATTGAAATAACTGAAATTGTCAATTCTGTTCATGTTCAGATGGGGAAGAGTTCAGTTTGTTTGTAGATACACCCATTTTACAAATGTGTTCCTGGTGCCAGTCAGCCAATGAAGGCTTATGACAGCATTTTGTGAGTTAAGTGAAGATAACTAATTTTGTTGATGTTAATATTCCAGAGCTAAGATGTTCTCACTAGCTGTAACTTCCACTGAGGGAAATGTTGCTTTCAGGTACTAGTCCAGACACTCTCTTCTAGGCTGCTGTCTCTCAAGCATTCTGCCACAGCCTGAGGTAATAGAAGGGAAGGCAAGAAAATTGAAACCAACTTTCTATTCTCCTACTACATCTGAGAGCCAAGGTGTTTTCTCTCttcaaataaataagaaaaacaagGCCTTGTTTAATGGGATTGCTTCAAACACAGCCTCATAAAACTGAATAAACCTTGACCATTTCATTTATTCTTcaataaatgccttttttaaaagttttgttggttttttttaatttgaaattgcTTATTTCCTCATCATGgtcacttctgttttttatctTCCTTAAAACCACTGCTTCTCCAGTATAACAATACATAAATCTTAACTACTTTACAACTCTCCCTGCTAGgaatcttgttttctttttggttaTACTGTACCTCTTTTGTTTACAGATGCTATATCCTGTTTCCTTAATAATGGAGTAATTTCTTAGACAGctcaagagaaagaaaaccaaagatCATACAGAACTTTTTAACCATTGGTAAAGCTCATTAGACTTCAGCCTGTACCTACAGCTTTCTCTTAAGAATACTGATTGTTGCTGTCCAGAGAGAATACAGAACAACCTTTATTGCAAATCAAATTTTGAGTATTAAAGCACTATTTCCCTGCCTTTTTAAGCTTGAACAAAGATGATGGTGCCTAGTGAAGGGGCCAGTTATCTTCTCCAAGGTCCTTGGCACACTTGGAACAATGCTGCTTCTAGGGCAGTTCTGGCAGAAAGACAAAAGGTCTTGTAATAAGTGAGATTAATTGAAATCCTTACAAATCCCAGTTAGAGATGGTAAATCAAAAAAAGAGAGTTGCAGGATCACAACTGAAATAGCTTTTCCTTACAAAGGTAGAATTTTAAGCTAAGGTATCAAAGCTGTTCCTGTTCTCATAATGAAATGGGTTTAGATCTCATGTGaatttatgaaagaaaaattgacacactgtggagcagggaaataaaaagcaggGACAATGCCTGAGTAGCTCGGGCTCCAGCAGTAGTTAACTTTATCACAGGTTCTTTATTAACTGCTGTggagggagctggcaggagaaTACAAAGCCTCTCAATGTAAAGGGGTGGGAGATGCCAGCAGGAGGCCAGATGCTTCCAAACCTGGTATTCCTGTGATtctgcctgtggcagcagccacagctcatGCTGGTTGTGGGTGATTATACCTTGATAAGGCACAGCTGCCTTTAGTCAGGACCAAGCATCCCTACATCTCAGAAACCTACACCTGTGCCATCAAAAAggtaaattattatttcaaatcCACAGACATGAATTGTAGCAGATGCCAATTGATGGATTTATCTTTAAAAGGTTTTACAATTGCATATTGCAAACAATggacatacatatatacaccTGTTCTTCTTTCAGTCTACAATTTCTTGTATCCTTTGTTTTCTATATGGTTAATATAATAGAACCAGTATAAATAAATCTCATCAACTGAAATATAATGGGGGTAAGAACAGatgtaaaaaatacaaatcagaCAACCATGCATTTTTCAAATGGAAGTTATTTTTCAAGGAATTACAGAAGAAACAATTTGTGGAAAGAAAAGTTCACAGAGAAGAATCAGCTGTCAAAACTCTTTTTCTTAGATAAGGCCATGGTATTATTCATCTGCCTAGACTCTGATTTTTAAACAACCTGGCGTGTTCTTGGTTTCCAAGTTCCAGTTTCTAACTGAAGAATTGTaagctgtttttcctgttcccttACAAGGTCCCGTAGATATTTCTGCTTCAGAATCTCTTGGTAACGCTGCCTTGTGTTCTCTTCAGAAATATCCCGTGTGTCTGCAGGAAACAAAGCATTAGTGTTAGCCTGTGCTCATAGGGGATATGTTGTCTATATTTATATGGGACCTGTCCTGGGGTTATTCCAAATTCTGTATAAAATAGGCAAGCATTTTATAAAATGCTCACAGTTGGGCTTAAGAACCTTTATAGCActgaataaagcaaaatatttttattttaaaaaggcactGGGCATGCTTTCTTTAGCTTCTAGCAAGTACCCACTGTTTTGAAAATCTGTTACTGTTTTCCATTAGTGAAAAGATTTCTAGAAGTTTTCCTAAAAGTGAATACTATTCTTAGCTCCACATTACTTCCTCTGTTCTCTTGGAAGGGTGGAAAGAAGCCCATTGAACAGCTCtcagaaaaaatgaaagcatgTTGCCTAATGAAGTTATTAATGATTGTAATATTTTGGCTTGAACAGTTTCAGGAAATCAGTCAATTAGCTTTGGTTACAAGAGCCACAAGAGTCTCCAAGTAACTCTTCAGTGACTGTGTTAGGTTTTGGCAGGAAGGACTCTGCTCATTGTGCACAGACTGTGACAGACAGGCATTGCCTCTCAGCTGATGGTGGAGAACAGCACTGTCCAGCCTTGGAGTTAATTTCTGAACATCCTTTGCTTGTGCCTTAAAGTGCATCACTGGACTCACCAGCTGCCTTGAAGATGTGCATCCTTTCTGACACAGACACAAGcatttccttcagctgcaggctgagctcatAGTTCGCTTGCTCTTTTAGACGGATGCACTTCTTCAGCTCTCTGACTTTTTTCTGATGGGTCTTCACATTCTTCTTGTGCAACTGTCCATTTTGAGATGAATGAAACAAATATATGAGGTCATACAAAAACTGTTCAGACAAAGTTATGATGAAAAGCTATAACTTTAAGCACTGTGCTGTAGCTCGATAAACTTTCATGTGTGTTGATTTGACTAGTAGCACATTGTAAGCTTTACTTTGTAAAGTGTCTTTCACACACAGTATCTCAGTTTATGGAGTTCTAATTTAAGGAGCAGCCAAGGAATAAAGAGGTATAGGTCAGGGAGAGAGATATATTAAAGATGAAACTTGAAAggcaaagggagaaaaggaagtCAATGGAATCCATGAGTTAAGGACATGCTCttggctgctgggagctgctgaagcTGATGAATGAGCTGTAAAAGGACAAGATAAATACTAAAGCttgaagaggaagagaaagctgATGCCAACTAGCACAACTTGGAGAAAATCCAGTGAAATCACTTAAAAACAATGACAGTCATAATTTGAATGGTGAAATACATGAGGTAGCCAGCAAATCAGATTGCTGTATCTTATTCTGAATACAGAGGGGATACTTTGCTGGTGGTCCTGCAGTGAAACATTAAACAGAGAAGACTGAAAGAATGCTTCATTAGAAATGGAAGAGTGACTTATAGGCAGTGCTGTGTAAGAAGTGATTAGCAGATCTTCATTCAGATGTTCAGGATAGGAAAGTATTTAATTCCAGTAACAGAGCAAGTAGATAGGCTTCATCTCTGCAACAATCCATGTATGATGACTGCTTCCAAACACCAGAGaactgctgctggagacagcaCAGCTCAAGTTGAGGAAACTATTGAAAGCCAGATGTACATGATATATCTATACCTGCATCtgtatatctatctatatctatatctatatctatatctatatctatatctatatctatatctatatctatatctatatctatatctatatctatatctatatctatatctatatctatatctatctctGTGTGCTATTATGGATGTATTCCAACAGTCTTTGAGTTAGCATGCCTATAGCAATTGCATTTATTCATTCAAACATCTCTTGCTAATGAAGGCTAGGAGCTGCATTTAAAGTAAGGCTGTGTCTCTCGGATGTGGTGGTTCCCTTGGATTTACCTTATCCATGACTCCAAGGctctgctccattcctgctATGTACTGAGCCATGTGGGTGTCATAGTTCTGCATGGTTAGgaactgaagaaataaaaccagaaagaaattaCCTTATGCCTGTTCATTCTCAACAATTTCACTcttctgtaaagaaaaacatACTATGTGAAACTCAAAAAACTGGAATTCTCCAGTGATAAAGCTTACTAGTGATCATACTTGTAAGGATACACTTGGATGCTGTGTGAGTACTAGACTGTGCAGCTGTTAAAAAGGATGTTATCTATTCTATATTTATAATGAAAACAAGGGCCAAACAAGTATGCTGAGGTTGTCAAAAACGCTAAACTATGCTTTTGCTTGTAATGTAATCTAAACTAACATAGCTGGAGGTATAAGATTGTCATTAGGTAGagagtaaaattattttctgtctaGTGGCTTCCCAATAattcttccttcttttattGTTCTATCTGCATAGTAATTGACATATCAGAgaatttattgattttttttccttgagcaCACTGTTACTAAAATACCTCTTTATCAAATGACAAATCACAAACCCCATAATGTTTTATGGATCTATAACAGGAATGTTTTATGGACCCATAACAGGCAGTAGACAGGTTCCTGTAGATGTAGATTCATCCTTCCAGAGTTCTGTCCCATCAAAGTGACAGGCAGAATTCTGTAGACTGCTCTAGTTAGAGGAGGAGAAACAGGCAAGACCCAGGAGGGGCTCCTTGTCTACAGGATTAAGCTTCTTTCACTCACTGCTTCATTAACAGCCCTCATTCCAAATGGTCTCAGGTCCTTGCCCACACACATCTAAGCCATCTTTCTTTCCATTCCTGTTGTTGGGATATCTTTTACCTTGTCTTTCCCACTAACCCCATATTTCTAATCAAAAAGTAACATAAGTCTATTCTCTCAGGGCATTTAAATTCTGGTTAAACTGGTAAATGCCTTTACTATGGGCAGTTTAACTCTCTCTGAAAGGTAAGAGTTGTGCTTATCAGTTTAATGAACTGAGCTAACAGCAACTCTGGTGATAAATTTGCCACAAGAATTTTTCAATTCACTCACATCACCTCTTTGGAAAGCTGTTCTGGTGACTGGTGTTAGTTATGAAAGTCCTGTGATTCAGAACAAGCATTTTGTGGAGCAGCAGTACAAATGAAGATTAAGCAAAACAtatgttttgaattttcttctaaTATTTGGATTGAATTGCAATATTCTTACCTGCTGtccaacattttcctttttctctgtgctttatAGCTGTCCCCACTGCTGTATCTCCAGTCTGCCCATCCTTCAACATGCCTTACTCCAAACTTTTATGCCACCCACATCATCACTATAAGACCATAAGATTTCCATACACTCTTCTATATTCCATACTGCAATACCCTCAGGCTTTCCCTATAacctctcttcttcctcctttcttctcccaGTGGCATCCTTGTCTGTGTCCCACaaccttttcctctttttcctggCCTGCCAGCTGGGCTTGTTCAAAGTTGTGTAGGTGCTGCCATGCTGGCAGCTGCCCCTTCCTGCCTGCTGGGCATGGAGAACAATtccctgttctgctgctgagccagcagaTGGCAGGGAGAGGGTGGGACTCACTCAGGCTCCGTGTAGAGCAAAGTTACAGTATTTCTGTGCAATACCAGATGGGGGCACCTCAGACCTTCCACTTAAAAAGAACTCTGCTCGATTTAAAAGATCTGTTCATTGTGGCTGCAAAATCCTGATTCCTTATTCAATGCCAGTTTTGAAACATTAAGAGTTAAGGCTAATTTTGCCTTAATTTACATGGTAACATGCCAACGAATTTCATCACTTCTCAATCTCATGAGTAAGACTTCCCtttgaaagctgaattttttgCCCTATGAGGAATCACGTTTCCCTAGTAATAAGAGATTTATGAGGTATAAATATAAACGATCTTTCTTACAGGTATAGGCAGCATAATTTTCTGCAGTTAAAATACAAATCAGAAAAAGCAACTCACTAGCTGGCAATTTTTTGAAATAGGTAGTATTACAATATCCCGAGCCTTCTCTTTCAGATCTTGtatctgcattttcattttcttatgttcccattccagctgtATTATCCCTTTAGAGAAGTCTTTATATTCTACCAtggcagtaatttttttttctccttgagcCTAAAAAAATAGATCAATCTTAATTAACACACTTTACAGATTACAGAATAATTGTTTGCAACAAGATGGGCAAGTTACCAAAGTCATAATTTTAGTCAATTAAACATGTTAAACTGCAGTCTCCTTCCAGACTTTACTCCAGATGGTTATCTTTTAAGGAAGTTTATTCTCTTTTATGCTCTGTGTCAGAGCCTTAGATCATAGAAATAGATGAAGAAAATGACAActaatctctctctctctccatctatctatctatcttaTATAAGAATGGAAAGGCATTTTAGGTCTACAAAATACAGGCTTGCTCTGTTTAAGGTATTTTGCAGATGGTACTGAAGGCTTTTTATACAATTATTTATACAGCTAGAATGCctaaaaaaagaacatttcatGAGAtatgaaaaactgttttaagtATCAGCACCAATTTCACCTTACATAAAAAacagtattaatttttaaatttaatgtgAGCCACTATTCAAATGCTTCTAAACATGACTGTAAGTTTGCCTCGAGGGAATTTTTGGACCCGTGCCCATGACATTAGCATTTTCTAGTTACAATGTATGTATAAGCGATGGTGTGTCTAAAGACTGTCACCATTTCATTGATCTGAATTGTATTGATCAAACATCAAGAAAGCAGTCTGCACTGCAATCTTTACATCATGAGAAGAGACATTAGAGAATTCTTAATAGCTTCTAGATTACAATTGAGCCTGCTGGTGTGTTGTAATGAATTGAAACTAAATGTCAAACTAGAGAAAAAGCTGAGCCTCTGAAGGACAACACATTTGTTTCGAAAGCTTAAATTTCCTCCAGATAATGTAAATTACCGCAACACTGCAATTCAGTTGTTCAACAACACTCCTCTCAAGGAGAACAGCATCACTGTAGTCTGGGATCCGAGTACTTTCCAATTCCACCTGTCCTTGCTTTAGCAAAAACTGGACAATCACATTCTGCTGAAGCTTCATCTTCTCCTCCTTCAGCCTAAGatggcagaaaacaaaaacagcccAGTTTATTGATTTCACAGGATTATATAAATCCTCCCATGATTCTCAATGTTTAGATTTATTACAGGTAGGTGATGTTTTCATGTAGGGCTTACTCTTTGACAAACTTTGTCTTCTGTTTGCTGCTAAAGTGACtacaaaatctgaaatttaCAGTATATTTTATCCATGTAACTTATGGATTCAGTTTAACATACTCTAGCCGATGTTCTGAgggaaaatgttatttctcaAAAGAAATCTTAATATCAATTGAAAacagaagaggcctccagccAGGGTCcattttcctgtatattttacTTTGGAATTTATTCTTGAATGATAATGAATGTGAAAATTATGTTATAtagataa
The DNA window shown above is from Oenanthe melanoleuca isolate GR-GAL-2019-014 chromosome 6, OMel1.0, whole genome shotgun sequence and carries:
- the SFR1 gene encoding swi5-dependent recombination DNA repair protein 1 homolog; protein product: MEESVLDKLPSLCNTPKDAGAAPAQGTSSGKQQMSAALRERLRKTRRSFNASFTVAKRLKIDTEEKDTAGADTGCLPETSTDCSRLQAGSENLEGNGTGHTCFKSPSQESDPCGPAENLNVLQDDLSQQQSLEEKAKLVKQVQEKEELLRRLKLVKMYRSKNNLSELQALIMKWRSSTQLMLYELQSAFSADGRKVSLTQLIDTFGLEDQLLHYSRTEEDFVDA